From Streptomyces sp. NBC_01754, a single genomic window includes:
- a CDS encoding SigB/SigF/SigG family RNA polymerase sigma factor: protein MSLISERAAENPVFNGVSAPDGGAAAIGELPWIEDAAKLAPKDARELSALFFAQLQMLEEGTHKHQYARNTLIEMNISLVRFAARRFRNRGSGDMEDITQVGIVGLIKAIDRFELSREVEFATFAVPYIVGEIKRFFRDTTWAVHVPRRLQELRVELAKAKEELAVRLDRDPTVKELAEFLDLTEDEVVEGIVASNGYTAGSLDLPTDANEASATATRTFADLLGEPDAAMETVENLHALAPLLEDLEERERRIIEMRFGQEMTQAKIGAELGISQMHVSRLLSRTLGKLRTGMFA from the coding sequence ATGTCATTGATCTCCGAACGGGCCGCCGAGAACCCGGTGTTCAACGGTGTGTCGGCTCCGGACGGCGGGGCGGCGGCCATCGGCGAGCTGCCCTGGATCGAGGACGCCGCAAAGCTCGCACCCAAGGACGCCCGTGAGCTGTCGGCGCTCTTCTTCGCGCAGCTCCAGATGCTCGAGGAGGGCACGCACAAGCACCAGTACGCGCGCAACACCCTCATCGAGATGAACATCTCCCTGGTCCGGTTCGCCGCGCGCCGCTTCCGCAACCGTGGCAGTGGTGACATGGAGGACATCACCCAGGTCGGCATCGTCGGCCTCATCAAGGCGATCGACCGGTTCGAGCTCTCCCGCGAGGTCGAGTTCGCCACCTTCGCCGTCCCCTACATCGTCGGGGAGATCAAACGTTTCTTCCGTGACACCACCTGGGCCGTCCACGTCCCCCGCCGCCTTCAGGAACTACGCGTGGAGTTGGCCAAGGCCAAGGAGGAGCTCGCCGTACGCCTGGACCGTGACCCCACGGTGAAGGAACTGGCCGAGTTCCTGGACCTCACCGAGGACGAGGTCGTCGAAGGCATCGTCGCCTCCAACGGCTACACCGCGGGCTCGCTGGACCTGCCGACCGACGCCAACGAGGCATCGGCCACGGCGACCCGTACCTTCGCCGATCTCCTGGGTGAGCCGGACGCCGCCATGGAGACGGTCGAGAACCTGCACGCGCTGGCCCCGCTCCTCGAGGATCTCGAAGAGCGCGAACGGCGCATCATAGAAATGCGCTTCGGCCAGGAGATGACCCAGGCGAAGATCGGCGCCGAGCTGGGCATCTCCCAGATGCACGTCTCCCGCCTCCTCAGCCGCACCCTCGGCAAGCTCCGCACCGGCATGTTCGCCTGA
- a CDS encoding DUF5133 domain-containing protein produces the protein MRTAVLMANPVILRGLVDRYHELLTQDSAQGSPEARCQLEDVTYTLCVSTGTRTADEALAVAEEQLTAALRVTAPRGERPTALTAAGRPDRTPFERGSCVGR, from the coding sequence ATGAGGACCGCCGTGCTGATGGCCAACCCCGTGATACTGCGTGGTCTCGTCGACCGCTACCACGAGCTGCTCACCCAGGACAGCGCGCAGGGATCTCCTGAGGCCCGGTGCCAACTGGAGGACGTCACCTACACGTTGTGCGTGTCCACCGGTACCCGCACGGCGGACGAGGCCCTGGCCGTGGCTGAGGAGCAGCTCACCGCGGCGCTCCGAGTCACGGCACCCCGCGGTGAGCGGCCGACGGCGCTCACCGCTGCGGGGCGGCCCGACCGGACCCCCTTCGAGCGTGGTTCGTGCGTCGGCCGGTAG
- a CDS encoding tyrosine-type recombinase/integrase has translation MAIGLVTELGSGSALRVPRARVVPLTAPPSSYTAAVERYLTGAGIAKSSARVYRISLTTWGWMFAGEAAPTGPARRGAKPPVFPVAAIDDPALPEVLAELAAARADEMDADTVNRELSIARKAMGWWQRQGWITCDPTIGIERRPAPQDRTKALAENQIAALWRLDVGLREKTYWKLLYESAARADEVLCLNVEDLYPQDKRGRITAKGGATEWIHWQSGTAQLLPRLIARRTRGPLFLTDRKAPAGTPTLDVCPETGRARLSYRRAEEIFEENTRLLANPLASPEDIEDLNGFTLHRLRHSALTHDAEGGTSTPMLLARSRHASVRSLERYARPSVDAVARHVAERDPAARRRT, from the coding sequence ATGGCGATCGGACTGGTGACCGAACTCGGAAGCGGGAGCGCGCTGCGTGTGCCGCGCGCCCGGGTCGTACCCCTGACCGCCCCTCCCTCGTCGTACACTGCGGCGGTCGAGCGGTACCTCACCGGCGCCGGAATCGCGAAGTCCTCCGCCAGGGTCTACCGGATCTCGCTGACGACATGGGGATGGATGTTCGCCGGCGAGGCGGCGCCGACCGGTCCGGCCCGCCGGGGCGCCAAGCCGCCCGTCTTCCCCGTCGCCGCGATCGACGACCCGGCACTGCCCGAGGTGCTCGCCGAGCTGGCGGCGGCCCGGGCGGACGAGATGGACGCCGACACCGTCAACCGGGAGCTGTCCATCGCGCGCAAGGCGATGGGCTGGTGGCAGCGCCAGGGCTGGATCACCTGCGATCCGACGATCGGCATCGAGCGGCGGCCGGCGCCACAGGACCGCACCAAGGCCCTGGCCGAGAACCAGATCGCCGCCCTGTGGCGCCTGGACGTCGGGCTCAGGGAGAAGACGTACTGGAAGCTTCTCTACGAAAGTGCCGCACGGGCCGATGAGGTGCTGTGCCTGAACGTGGAAGACCTGTACCCGCAGGACAAGCGCGGCAGGATCACCGCCAAGGGCGGGGCGACGGAGTGGATTCACTGGCAGTCCGGCACCGCCCAGCTCCTGCCTCGCCTCATCGCCCGCCGCACCCGCGGCCCACTGTTCCTCACCGACCGCAAGGCCCCGGCCGGGACGCCGACACTCGACGTGTGCCCCGAGACCGGCCGGGCCCGGCTCTCCTACCGCCGGGCCGAGGAAATCTTCGAGGAGAACACCCGACTGCTGGCCAACCCGCTCGCCTCACCCGAGGACATCGAGGACCTAAACGGCTTCACGCTGCACCGGCTACGCCACAGCGCCCTGACACACGACGCGGAGGGCGGCACCTCCACCCCCATGCTGCTGGCCCGCTCCCGCCACGCCTCCGTCAGGTCCCTGGAGCGGTACGCCCGCCCCAGCGTCGACGCAGTCGCCCGACACGTCGCCGAACGCGACCCCGCCGCACGTCGCCGGACGTGA
- a CDS encoding alpha/beta fold hydrolase → MTGTEIELPVVDGVLSGVDFGGHGDGVLLVHGSGHNAAAWMDVASHLVSECHPIALDLRGHGQTWLDSTGPEQYWRDIGSVVTALAWDRPVLVGHSTGGYAVTAATASGLVEPAALCIVDGVVLDDRNASLAEHADVRTTEAADRLRAMFRYGWKADHDQMHAYVEQCVQEAGGDWLNAGARPGLVEEVTRRSFLRRGRWWVRRPTIEEVATVTAVEPDAEVFPAVDLYDRLTCPMTIVLAEDGFYASRRDEVRAVVDAIPGRQLIDISSNHNVPMTRPADLAAIILDLVRDRAATSARNVD, encoded by the coding sequence GTGACCGGAACAGAGATCGAACTCCCCGTCGTGGATGGGGTCCTATCCGGTGTGGACTTCGGCGGTCACGGTGACGGCGTGCTGCTCGTCCATGGCAGCGGACACAACGCTGCGGCCTGGATGGATGTGGCGTCCCATCTGGTGAGCGAGTGCCATCCCATTGCCCTCGACCTGCGTGGCCATGGGCAGACCTGGCTCGACTCCACCGGCCCCGAGCAGTACTGGCGAGACATCGGTAGCGTCGTCACCGCGCTGGCCTGGGACCGCCCCGTGCTGGTGGGCCATTCCACCGGCGGGTACGCGGTGACGGCCGCCACTGCCAGTGGACTTGTGGAACCAGCCGCCCTTTGCATCGTGGACGGCGTGGTGCTCGATGACCGTAACGCGTCACTCGCCGAGCATGCTGACGTGCGGACCACCGAGGCGGCGGACCGTTTGCGGGCGATGTTCCGCTACGGCTGGAAAGCCGACCACGACCAGATGCATGCCTATGTCGAGCAGTGCGTGCAGGAGGCCGGAGGGGACTGGCTCAACGCCGGAGCACGGCCCGGACTTGTCGAGGAGGTTACGCGGCGCTCCTTCCTACGCCGCGGCCGCTGGTGGGTACGGCGGCCGACCATCGAGGAGGTTGCGACTGTCACTGCCGTGGAGCCCGATGCAGAGGTCTTCCCAGCCGTCGATCTATACGACCGCCTCACCTGTCCGATGACGATCGTGCTGGCCGAGGATGGCTTCTACGCCTCACGGCGCGACGAGGTGCGTGCCGTCGTCGATGCCATCCCTGGCCGCCAGCTGATCGACATCAGCTCGAACCACAACGTCCCCATGACCCGGCCCGCTGACCTCGCCGCGATCATCCTTGACCTGGTGCGAGACCGAGCTGCCACATCGGCCAGGAACGTCGATTGA
- a CDS encoding Vgb family protein has protein sequence MHHSDAPATREISVADKEAGPYGIAAGPDGALWLTLAHSGRIARLTLDGELTEYPLDSSECRPTVITPGPDGALWFTRSQDHRIGRVTADGETESFPVPTPDSGPFGITAGPDGAMWFTEMNTDRIGRITCKGEITEFVLPHTGAYPSAITAGPDGALWFTLNQANAIGRITVHGDIVMHPLPTASAAPVGITSDGAALWFVEIAAGQIGRISVDGAIKEFPLPDRTAKPHAIVAASTGDCWFTEWRANRIGHITDSGEIAEYSLPSPSSEPHGITMGSDGALWVALETGGVARLEP, from the coding sequence GTGCACCACTCTGATGCCCCGGCCACCAGGGAGATCTCCGTGGCAGACAAGGAGGCTGGGCCTTACGGCATCGCAGCCGGACCTGACGGTGCGCTGTGGCTCACCCTCGCCCACAGTGGCCGCATCGCGCGTCTCACCCTCGACGGCGAACTCACCGAATACCCCCTGGACTCGTCCGAGTGCCGCCCTACGGTCATTACCCCTGGGCCCGACGGAGCACTGTGGTTCACACGGTCCCAGGACCACCGGATCGGCCGCGTCACCGCCGACGGCGAAACGGAATCCTTCCCCGTACCGACGCCCGACAGCGGACCCTTCGGTATCACGGCCGGTCCAGACGGTGCGATGTGGTTCACGGAGATGAACACCGACCGTATCGGCCGCATCACCTGCAAGGGAGAGATCACCGAATTCGTCCTTCCCCATACGGGCGCCTATCCCTCGGCAATCACCGCAGGCCCTGATGGGGCCCTGTGGTTCACCCTCAACCAGGCGAATGCAATCGGCCGCATCACTGTCCACGGGGACATCGTCATGCACCCACTCCCCACCGCCAGCGCCGCACCCGTGGGCATCACCAGTGACGGCGCCGCCCTGTGGTTCGTTGAGATCGCAGCGGGCCAGATCGGCAGGATCTCGGTGGATGGCGCGATCAAGGAGTTCCCGCTCCCTGACCGCACGGCCAAACCCCACGCCATCGTCGCGGCCTCCACCGGGGACTGCTGGTTCACCGAATGGAGAGCCAACCGCATTGGCCACATTACCGATAGCGGCGAGATCGCCGAGTACAGCCTGCCGTCACCGTCGTCCGAGCCGCACGGCATCACCATGGGCTCCGATGGCGCTCTGTGGGTGGCGCTTGAGACGGGAGGTGTCGCGCGGTTGGAACCGTAG
- a CDS encoding Tn3 family transposase gives MYVNTLMLQDVLGEPEWADLLTPADRRGLTPLFWSHVRPYGEVNLDMDTRLNLTAATVPSPRATDGKAVRSTGESMNLCGYSTAIGPRRRLV, from the coding sequence GTGTACGTGAACACCCTGATGCTCCAGGACGTCCTCGGCGAGCCAGAGTGGGCGGACCTCCTCACGCCCGCCGACCGGCGCGGCCTGACCCCGCTGTTCTGGTCGCACGTCCGGCCCTACGGTGAGGTGAACCTCGACATGGACACCCGTCTCAACCTCACCGCGGCGACCGTTCCCAGCCCTCGGGCCACAGATGGTAAGGCCGTACGCTCCACCGGAGAAAGCATGAACCTTTGCGGGTATAGCACGGCGATCGGGCCGCGCCGGCGGCTGGTGTGA
- a CDS encoding Tn3 family transposase has protein sequence MRAYDQNLFTEWHSRYGGRRVLIYWHVEKKSLAIHSQLINCTASEVAAMIEGAMRHGTTMDVEANYTDSHGQSEIGFGITRLLNFDLLPRIKRINKVKLYRPVAGEPDAYPQLTPALTRPIRWELIAQQYDQMIKYATAIRTRTASTEAILRRFTRNASHPTYAAMLEVGRAQKTIFVARYCGFRTSSGRSRRA, from the coding sequence GTGCGGGCCTACGACCAGAACCTGTTCACCGAGTGGCACTCGCGCTACGGCGGCCGCAGGGTGCTCATCTACTGGCACGTGGAGAAGAAGTCGCTGGCCATCCACTCGCAGCTGATCAACTGCACCGCCTCGGAGGTCGCCGCGATGATCGAGGGCGCCATGCGGCACGGCACCACGATGGACGTCGAAGCCAACTACACGGACTCGCACGGCCAGTCGGAGATCGGGTTCGGCATTACAAGATTGCTGAACTTCGACCTGCTGCCGCGCATCAAGCGGATCAACAAGGTGAAGCTGTACCGGCCGGTGGCCGGCGAACCGGACGCCTACCCGCAGCTCACCCCGGCGCTGACTCGGCCGATCCGCTGGGAACTCATCGCCCAGCAGTACGACCAGATGATCAAGTACGCCACCGCGATCCGGACCCGCACCGCGTCCACCGAGGCAATCCTGCGCCGCTTCACCCGCAATGCCTCCCACCCCACCTACGCGGCGATGCTGGAGGTCGGCCGTGCCCAGAAGACGATTTTCGTGGCCCGCTACTGCGGCTTCAGGACCTCCAGCGGGAGATCGAGGAGGGCCTGA
- a CDS encoding Tn3 family transposase, protein MIGRGHGCEFLRQRADKLAAWLAEHVACKERRPEQVRVELLARCRTECIEPPTPGRCDRIVGAALRVAEATLTARISARITAESIERIVALVAGGDQQDDAEPGDDGTGEGEDGPPVLGKIKEAPGNVSLETMLTEIDKLLAVRAIGLPPDLFTDVAPKVVAVWRARAAVESPSHLRTHPLPLRVTLLAALLHEREREITDTLVELLISTVHRIGARAEKKVTEQLVNAFKKVSGKENILFKLAEASIGEPEGTVREVVYPAVSGGEQTLRELVHEFKTRGPVYRRTVQTTLKASYTNHYRRGLIKLLDVLEFRSSNHTHRPVIEALALVARYAAAGNTTYYPLGETVPAHKAMGGDRAEVVHRTDKRGRRRVVRMVYEVVAFQALRDQLKCKEIWVVGADKWRNPDEDLPQDFAERRKENYRELRKPLDPQVFVDELREQMTTELGLLNDRMPKLSWLDIAERKSGAIRLTPAEAQPEPRNLRRIKNEVQRRWGVVPLIDMLKEAVLRTGCLDAVTSVSGGGSLSAEVLAERLLLVIYAYGTNTGIKAVASGGHGHTEDELRYVRRRYLSAEAARAIAVNIANATFAARSTAAPTCGDRDRPRSPPIPRTCGPTTRTCSPSGTRATAAAGCSSTGTWRRSRWPSTRS, encoded by the coding sequence GTGATCGGCCGCGGCCATGGCTGTGAGTTCCTCCGCCAGCGCGCGGACAAGCTGGCGGCCTGGCTCGCCGAGCACGTCGCCTGCAAGGAGCGGCGGCCGGAGCAGGTGCGGGTGGAGCTGCTGGCCCGTTGTCGTACGGAGTGCATCGAGCCGCCCACCCCCGGGCGGTGCGACCGGATCGTGGGAGCCGCGCTGCGGGTCGCCGAGGCGACGCTGACGGCGCGGATCTCGGCACGGATCACGGCAGAGAGCATTGAGCGGATCGTCGCCTTGGTCGCCGGCGGCGATCAGCAGGACGACGCCGAACCCGGTGACGACGGGACTGGCGAGGGCGAGGACGGACCGCCGGTCCTGGGGAAGATCAAGGAAGCGCCCGGCAACGTCAGCCTGGAGACGATGCTCACCGAGATCGACAAACTGCTCGCGGTCCGCGCGATCGGGCTTCCGCCGGATCTGTTCACGGACGTCGCGCCGAAGGTGGTGGCCGTATGGCGGGCGCGGGCCGCGGTGGAGTCGCCCTCCCATCTGCGCACGCACCCGCTGCCGTTGCGGGTGACGCTGCTGGCCGCGCTGCTGCACGAGCGGGAGCGGGAGATCACGGACACGCTGGTGGAGCTGCTGATCTCCACGGTTCACCGGATCGGTGCACGGGCGGAGAAGAAGGTCACCGAGCAGCTGGTCAACGCGTTCAAGAAGGTGTCAGGCAAGGAGAACATCCTCTTCAAGCTCGCCGAGGCGTCGATCGGCGAGCCGGAGGGCACGGTACGCGAGGTCGTCTACCCGGCCGTGTCGGGCGGTGAACAGACGCTGCGAGAGCTGGTGCACGAGTTCAAGACCCGCGGCCCGGTCTACCGACGCACGGTGCAGACCACGTTGAAGGCGTCCTACACCAACCACTACCGGCGCGGGCTGATCAAACTGCTGGACGTGCTGGAGTTCCGTTCGTCCAACCACACGCACCGGCCGGTGATCGAGGCCCTGGCGCTGGTGGCCCGGTACGCGGCGGCGGGCAACACCACGTACTACCCGCTGGGCGAGACGGTGCCGGCGCACAAGGCGATGGGCGGGGACCGGGCGGAGGTCGTCCACCGCACCGACAAGCGCGGCCGGCGCCGGGTGGTGCGCATGGTCTACGAGGTCGTCGCCTTCCAAGCCCTGCGCGACCAGCTCAAGTGCAAGGAGATCTGGGTCGTCGGCGCCGACAAGTGGCGCAACCCGGACGAGGACCTTCCCCAGGACTTCGCCGAGCGGCGCAAGGAGAACTACCGCGAACTGCGCAAGCCACTGGACCCGCAGGTCTTCGTCGACGAACTGCGCGAGCAGATGACCACCGAACTGGGCCTGCTGAACGACCGGATGCCCAAGCTGTCCTGGCTGGACATCGCCGAGCGGAAGTCCGGGGCGATCCGGCTCACCCCGGCCGAGGCCCAGCCCGAGCCGCGCAACCTGCGCCGGATCAAGAACGAGGTACAGCGCCGGTGGGGCGTCGTGCCGCTCATCGACATGCTCAAGGAAGCGGTGCTGCGCACCGGCTGCCTCGATGCGGTCACCTCCGTCTCCGGGGGCGGCAGCCTCTCGGCGGAGGTCCTGGCCGAGCGGCTGCTCCTGGTGATCTACGCCTACGGCACGAACACCGGGATCAAGGCCGTCGCGTCCGGCGGCCACGGCCACACCGAGGACGAACTGCGCTACGTGCGGCGCCGCTACCTCTCGGCGGAGGCTGCCCGCGCCATCGCCGTGAACATAGCGAACGCCACCTTCGCCGCCCGCAGCACCGCAGCACCGACCTGTGGGGACAGGGATCGACCGCGGTCGCCTCCGATTCCACGCACGTGCGGGCCTACGACCAGAACCTGTTCACCGAGTGGCACTCGCGCTACGGCGGCCGCAGGGTGCTCATCTACTGGCACGTGGAGAAGAAGTCGCTGGCCATCCACTCGCAGCTGA
- a CDS encoding L-serine ammonia-lyase: MALSVFDLFSVGIGPSSSHTVGPMRAARMFARRLKNEGLLAHTASIRVELYGSLGATGHGHGTPKAVLLGLEGESPRTVDVEGADARVEEIRSSGRISLLGMHEIPFDADEQLVLHRREALPYHANGMTVLAHDRDGAPLLEKTYYSVGGGFVVDEDAVAGENPIVPDDTVLKHPFRTGDELLRLAGETGLSISSLMLENEKAWRTEDEIRAGLLEIWRVMQVCVAGGMTREGILPGGLKVRRRAANSARQLRAEGDPQAHAMEWITLYAMAVNEENAAGGRVVTAPTNGAAGIIPAVLHYYMNFAAGGCTDAEKEDSVVRFLLAAGAIGMLFKENASISGAEVGCQGEVGSACSMAAGALAEVLGGSPEQVENAAEIGMEHNLGLTCDPVGGLVQIPCIERNGMAAVKAVTAARMALRGDGSHKVSLDKVIKTMKETGADMSVKYKETARGGLAVNIIEC, from the coding sequence CCTCTTCTCGGTCGGCATCGGCCCGTCCAGCTCCCACACCGTCGGCCCGATGCGCGCGGCGCGCATGTTCGCCCGCCGGCTCAAGAACGAGGGTCTGCTCGCCCACACCGCCTCGATACGGGTGGAGCTGTACGGCTCGCTCGGCGCCACCGGTCACGGCCACGGCACCCCCAAGGCGGTCCTGCTCGGCCTGGAGGGCGAGTCGCCCCGTACGGTCGACGTCGAGGGCGCCGACGCACGCGTCGAGGAGATCCGCTCCTCGGGCCGCATCAGTCTGCTGGGCATGCACGAGATCCCCTTCGACGCCGACGAGCAGCTGGTCCTGCACCGCCGCGAGGCGCTCCCGTACCACGCGAACGGGATGACGGTCCTCGCCCACGACCGCGACGGGGCCCCGCTCCTGGAGAAGACGTACTACTCGGTCGGCGGCGGCTTCGTCGTCGACGAGGACGCGGTCGCCGGCGAGAACCCGATCGTCCCGGACGACACCGTCCTCAAGCACCCCTTCCGCACCGGCGACGAGCTGCTGCGGCTCGCCGGTGAGACCGGCCTGTCCATCTCCTCGCTCATGCTGGAGAACGAGAAGGCATGGCGCACCGAGGACGAGATCCGCGCGGGCCTCCTGGAGATCTGGCGGGTCATGCAGGTGTGCGTCGCCGGCGGCATGACCCGCGAGGGCATCCTCCCCGGCGGCCTGAAGGTCCGCCGCCGCGCCGCGAACTCGGCCCGCCAGCTGCGCGCAGAGGGCGACCCCCAGGCCCACGCCATGGAGTGGATCACCCTCTACGCGATGGCGGTCAACGAGGAGAACGCCGCGGGCGGCCGGGTGGTGACGGCCCCGACCAACGGCGCGGCGGGCATCATCCCGGCCGTCCTGCACTACTACATGAACTTCGCGGCGGGCGGCTGCACCGACGCCGAGAAGGAAGACAGCGTGGTCCGCTTCCTGCTGGCCGCCGGCGCGATCGGCATGCTCTTCAAGGAGAACGCCTCCATCTCGGGCGCCGAGGTCGGCTGCCAGGGCGAGGTCGGCTCGGCCTGCTCGATGGCCGCGGGCGCCCTGGCGGAGGTCCTGGGCGGCTCCCCGGAGCAGGTGGAGAACGCCGCCGAGATCGGCATGGAGCACAACCTGGGCCTGACCTGCGACCCGGTGGGCGGTCTCGTGCAGATCCCGTGCATCGAGCGCAACGGTATGGCGGCGGTGAAGGCGGTCACGGCGGCGAGGATGGCGCTGCGGGGCGACGGCAGCCACAAGGTCTCCCTCGACAAGGTCATCAAGACCATGAAGGAGACCGGGGCGGACATGAGCGTGAAGTACAAGGAGACGGCGCGGGGCGGGCTCGCGGTGAACATCATCGAGTGCTAG